The genomic DNA CTACGCGGAGAAGGCGATGCGGGAGGCGGCCACCCACACCACGTGGAACGACCCGGACGGCGATTTCGAGTCCGCCGTGCACGCGTGGCTGGACGCCGTCGTCGACGGCCCGGTGGCAACGGAGCTGACGTCGTTGGTGGGGCGCCTCGACGAGTACGGCCGCAACGATGCGCTGGGCCAGAAGCTGTTCCAGCTGACACTGCCCGGCGTGCCGGACGTCTACCAGGGCACCGAACTGTGGGAGGACAGCCTCGTCGATCCCGACAACCGCAGGCCGGTGGACTACGCCATGCACCGGCAGGCGCTCAACACCCGCGACCACAACAAGTTGCGCGTCACGGCCGCCGCGCTGCACCTGCGCCGCGAGCGACCCGACACGTTCGTCTCGGGCGGATACCGACCGGTGCTCACCGACGGGGCCGCTCGTGAACACGTGGTGGCCTTCCAGCGGGGTGACGACGTCGTGGTCGCCGCCAGCAGGTGGACCGTGCGCCTCGCCGAATCCGGCTGGGGCGACACTACGTTGAACCTTCCCGCCGGTCGCTGGACCGACCGGCTCACCGATCGCGAGTTCACCGGACGGGTCGCGATCGCCGACCTGTACGGCGACCTGCCCGTCGCACTCCTGGAGAGAAACGTTGACTGACCACGAATTCGCGGTGTGGGCGCCGAGGCCTGAACTGGTCCGCCTCGACGTCGACGGCACCGTCCACGACATGACCCGGTCCAACGACGGGTGGTGGCGGGCAACTGTCGACGTGCCGTCGGACGCCCGCTACGGCTTCCTGCTCGACGACGATCCGAAGGTGCTGCCGGACCCGCGGTCGCCGCGCCAGCCGGACGGCGTGCACGAGCGATCGGCGCTGTGGGATCCGGCGACCGCGCAGTGGAACGACGGCGGCTGGGCCGGGCGCTCGATCGAGGGCGCGGTCATCTACGAACTGCACACCGGAACCTTCACCCCAGAAGGCACCTTCGAGGCGGCGATCGCCAAGCTCGACCACCTGGTCGACCTCGGGGTCGACTTCGTCGAGTTGATGCCCGTCAACGCATTCGGCGGCACCCACGGCTGGGGCTACGACGGCGTGCTGTGGTACGCCGTGCACGAACAGTACGGCGGCCCGGACGGTCTGGTGCGGCTGATCGACGCTTGCCACCAGCGCGGCCTCGGCGTGCTGATCGATGCGGTGTTCAACCACCTCGGACCGTCGGGCAACTACCTGCCGAAGTTCGGCCCCTACCTCTCGTCGGGCAGCAACCCGTGGGGCGAATCGGTGAACATCGCCGACGAGGACTCCGACGAGGTGCGTCGGTACATCATCGACTGCGCGCTGCGCTGGATGCGCGACTTCCACGCCGACGGACTCCGATTGGACGCCGTCCACGCGCTCGTCGACGTCACCGCCGTTCACATCCTCGAGGAGATGTCGACCGAAACCGACGCTCTGGCAGAGGAAGTGGGTAGGCCGCTGTCGCTGATCGCCGAGAGCGACAAGAACGACCCGCGGCTCATCACCCCCCGCGATCAAGGCGGGTACGGGTTGACGGCGCAGTGGGACGACGACATCCACCACGCCATCCACACCGCGGTCTCCGGCGAACGCCAGGGCTACTACGGCGACTTCGGTTCGGTGGAGACGCTCGCCCAGACGCTGAAGAACGGGTACTTCCACGCCGGCACCTACTCGACGTTCCGGCGTCGCCGCCACGGCCGGCCGCTGGACACCAAGGCGATCCCGGCGACGCGACTGCTGGCCTACACGACGACCCACGACCAGGTGGGCAACCGAGCGGTCGGCGATCGGCCGTCACAGAACCTGACCACCGGGCAGCTGGCGGTCAAGGCCGCGCTGGTGCTCGGATCGCCGTACACCGCCATGCTGTTCATGGGCGAGGAGTGGGGATCGTCGAGCCCGTTCCAGTTCTTCAGCAGCCACCCCGAGCCCGAGCTGGCGCGCGCGACCGCCGAGGGTCGCAAGGCCGAGTTCGCCGAGCACGGCTGGGACGCCGACGAGGTCCCCGACCCGCAGGATCCGGAGACCTTCCAACGCTCCAAGCTCAAGTGGGACGAGGTCGGCGAGGGCGACCACGACCGGCTCCTGGACGTCTACCGCGGGCTCATCGCGCTGCGTGGTGACGAACCGGACATGGCCGACCCGTGGCTCGACGACCTCGGGGTCGACTACGACGAGGACGCCGGCTGGATCGTGCTCCGTCGCGGTGCACTGGCCATCGCCTGCAATCTCAGTGTCGATCCCGTGTCCGTGCCGGTGAGTGGTGAGGTCCTGCTGGCGTGGGACGAGCCGCGCGCCGGCGACACGCTCGAACTGCCGGGTCATTCGTTTGCGGTGGTACGTACCTCGGCGAACTAGCCCGTCAACCAGTCATCCCCAGGCGTCGCGCCTGTGGATGGCTGGTTGAGTCGAACGTGGGCCACGCCCACGATGACACGCATGAGCCTGCTTCCGATCCCGCCGATCGATACCGCCACCGACCCCATCACCACACCTGCCGACTTGAGGCAGCGATGGCGAGCACTGATGGGCCCCCTGGGTTTCGACGAACGCCTGCTGCGGTTTTCGTTCGTGGGGCCCGATCGCAGGCTCGTCAAGCTCCTGAGCGACGTCCCCATCGGCCGAAGTCCCACACCGGCCATGGTGGACGACTTGATGTCCGCCCTCGAGGTTCTGGTGCACGACGTCGCCGAGGGCGGAACCGTGGCGTTCCTGCTCACCCGCCCCGGCCTCGGCTCGGTGTCACGCTGGGACCAGCAGTGGGCGGATGCGCTCGTGGCCGGCGCAGCCGAGCGAGGCTTGGCGATCGAGCCGATCTTCCGGGCCCACGATCACGACGTCGCGCTCGTGGCGCCGCGAGCGTTGGCGGCCTACGCCAGGTAGCGGTAGGTCGGCGAACCCGGCTCGAGGAGTTCGACGTGACAGTCGGACTCGTGCATCCTGGCGACCAGCCCCTCCAGGTCGGCCGCCGAGCCCATCTCGATGCCGACGAGCGCCTCGCCGGTGTCGCGGTTGTTGCGCTTGACGTACTCGAACAGGGTGATGTCGTCGTTGGGGCCGAGGACCTCGTCGAGGAACCGGCGCAGCGCGCCCGGCTCCTGCGGGAAGTCGACCAGGAAGTAGTGCTTGAGGCCGAGGTGCACCAGTGACCGCTCGAGCACCTCGCCGTAGCGCGACACGTCGTTGTTGCCGCCCGACACCAGGCACACGACCGTCGACCCCGGCGTGATGTCGGCCTCCACCAGTGCGGCCGCCGACAGCGCGCCGGCCGGCTCGGCGATGATGCCCTCGTTCTGATAGAGATCGAGCATCGCGGTGCACACGGCGCCCTCGTCGACCGTGGTGATCGAGAGCATGTCGCCCGCGGCCGTCAGCGCTGCGAACGGGAGTGCCCCGGCCCGGGCGACCGCCGCACCGTCGACGAACTGGTCGACGTTCTCGAGCGTGACGGGTTCCCCGGTGGCCAGCGCCGCGACCATCGCCGCGGCACCCGCGGGTTCCACGCCGAGCACCGACGTGTCGGTCGTCCGCTCGGCGAAGTAGGTCGTCATGCCGCTGATGCACCCGCCACCGCCGACGGGCACGATCACCAGGTCCGGTTCCCCGCCGAGCTGCTCGAGGATCTCGACGGCGATCGTTCCCTGACCGGCCATCGTGCGGAGGTCGTCGTACGGCGGCACCAGCGTGGCGCCGGTCCGCGCGACGTCCTCGACCGCCGCTGCCGCGGCGATGTCGTAGGTCTTGCCACCGACGATGACCTCGATGAAGTCGCCGCCGTGGTACCGGATGCGGTCGCGCTTCTGCTTGGGCGTCTTGGCCGGCACGTACACCCGCCCGTGCACGCCCATCGAGCGGCAGGCCAGCGCGAAGCCCTGCGCGTGGTTGCCTGCCGACGAGCAGACCACACCTGCGGCGAGTTCGGCGGGGCTCAGCTGCATCATCAGGTTGTAGGCGCCCCGCAGCTTGTACGAGCGGACGGCCTGGAGGTCTTCGCGCTTCAGGTAGACCTGCGCGCCGGTCAGCGTCGACAGCCGATCGCTGAACTGCAAGGGGGTCTTGGCGACGACACCCGAAATTCGCTGGGCAGCCGCATCGATGTCGGCCGCCGACAGAGGTGATTCGAGCGGCGACCGTTTCGTTCCCTGGCTCAGCTCAGCAGTCACCGGTCAATGGTGCCACTGTGTCGCGCGCGACCGGAAATCCGTTTCCGAGCACGCATGAATGTCCCGACGAACGGGTAAGTCCACATGGTCCTGATTCGGAGTTTCGGCTAGCCGAAACCATGGTTGAGAGGTATCGTCGAAGACATGACCACCGCCGGGAACTTTCACTCGACCGTCGCCCGCGCGACGTGCGACGTGCCCGTCGCAGGCGTGCCGTGGCCGGCGTACAAACTGATCGCTCTGCTGGTTGGGGCCGTGGTGCTGCTCGTCGTCGGCGTCGTCACCATGACCGCATCGACGGCCGTGCTGTCCGGCGCCGCCATCGGCACACTCACGTGGCTCGGGCTCAGCGCCTACTGCTCGTCCTGCCGCTAGTCCTGCAGGAGATCACGCAGCGTCGCCAGGTCCGCGGCGACCGCAGCCGCGTCCGCCTCGAACTCTGCATCCGGGGTGCCGGGTCGGCGGCGCAACGTGAAGACGACTTCGCAGCGCGCCTCACCCGTTCCGGCGGCCAGCACTCGCATCGGGTTGTACGTCGACTCCCCCGTCGGCAGCGTCACCACGTGGTCGAGCACACCGAAGGCATTGACCGGAGCGAACTCGACGGTCGCGGTGGTGAGCGTCGGGTCGGCGAGACCGGCCGCCCAGCGATGCAGTTGGCGCGGGTCGGAGGCGAACGCGTACACCGCCTCCGGTGCGGCATCGATCCACACGGAGACGTGCCGCGACGGCTCGGGCTGGTTCATCAGCCGCCCAGGCAGCCCGGTCCGAGCAGCGCCTTCAGATCACCCATCAACGCCGACGACGGCGTGACGCGCAGCGTCTGATCCAGTTCCAGCGTCGTGATCCGGTCGCCACTGATCAGCCGCAGGTGCACCTGTGAGGTGCCGGGGTGATTGGCGAGGACCTGCTTGAGTGCCGTCACCTTCTCGACGGTGCACTGCCGGGTCGGCAGGCTCACCGCGAGCGGGCGGTCGGCCTGGGCGCTGGAGAAGTCCGGGACCACGAGGTCGTTGACGATCAGCGACAATCGGTCGTCGCGGGCATTGACCTTGGCGCCGATGATCACCACTGCGTCGTCGGCGATGTCACCGCCGAAGGTGGCGTAGGTTTGCGGGAAGAACATCACCTCGATGCCACCGGTGAGGTCCTCCAATTGGGCTGACGCCCAGGGCAATCCGTTCTTGTTCACCCGGCGGTTCACCGACGCCAGGATCCCGCCGACGCGCACCTGGGTGTCCGCGGCGACGTCCCCGTCGAGGATCGCGGGGATCTGCGTGTCCACCTGCGCGGCAAGCAGGTGCGCGACCCCGTTGAGGGGGTGCCCGGATACGTACAGACCCAGCATCTCTCGCTCCAGTGCGAGTTTGTGCTTGTCCTCCCACTCGTCCTCGGGAACCTTGATCGTGAACACCGCATCGGTCGCCGTGTCAGCACCGCCGAACAGGTCGAACTGCCCCATCGCCTCGGCCTTCTTGGTGCCGAGAACCGAGTCGACCGCATCGGTGTGGATCAGGAACAGCCCCTTGCGGGAGTGCCCGAGTGAGTCGAACGCACCGGCCTTGACCAGCGACTCCGTCACCTTCTTGTTGCAGGCGGTGATGTGGATCTTGTTGAGGTAGTCCGAGAAGTCGGTGTACTTGCCCTTCTCGGTGCGGGTGTTGATCAGTGAACTGACGACGTTGGCGCCCACGTTGCGCACCGCCCCCAGCCCGAACCTGATGTCGGCGCCGACCGAGGCGAAGTTGAGCACCGACTCGTTGACGTCCGGCGGGAGCACGGTGATGCCGAGCCTGCGGCAGTCGGCCAGGTACACCGCCGCCTTGTCCTTGTCGTCGCCGACCGAGGTGAGCAGGCCCGCCATGTACTCCGCGGGGAAGTTCGCCTTCAGGTAGGCCGTCCAGTACGACACCAGCCCGTAGCCGGCGGCGTGCGACTTGTTGAACGCGTAGTCGGCGAACGGGAGGACGGTGTCCCAGAGCGCCTTGACCGCCGCCGCGGAGAAGCCGTTGGACTTCATGCCCTCGGAGAAGCCCTCGAACTCCTTCTCCAGGACCTCGCGCTTCTTCTTGCCCATGGCCTTGCGGAGGATGTCGGCTCGGGCGAGCGAGAAGCCGGCGACCTTCTGCGCGATGCGCATGATCTGCTCTTGGTAGACGATCAGGCCGTAGGTCTCCGAGAGGATCTCGCGCAGCGGCTCCTCGAGTTCCGGGTGGATCGGCTTGATGGCCTGGCGGTTGTTCTTGCGGTCGGCGTAGTCGTTGTGGGCGTTCATGCCCATGGGACCGGGCCGGTACAGCGCGATCACGGCCACGACGTCCTCGAAGACCGTTGGCTGCATGCGCCGCAGCAGATCTCGCATCGGCCCACCGTCGAGCTGGAACACCCCGAGGGTGTCACCCCTGCCGAGCAGCTCGTAGGTGGCGGGGTCGTCGAGCGGGATTGCGTCGAGGTCCAGCTCGATGCCGCGGTTGGCCTGGATGTTCTCGATGCAGTCACCGATGATCGTCAGGTTCCGCAGGCCGAGGAAGTCCATCTTGAGCAGGCCGATGGCCTCACACGACGGGTAGTCCCACCCCGTGATGATCGCGCCGTCCTGGGGCCGCTTCCACAGTGGAATGGCATCGACGAGCGGCTCGGAACTCATGATCACCGCGCAGGCGTGCACGCCTGCGTTGCGGACCAGACCCTCGAGGCCGCGCGCGGTCTCGTAGATGGTCCGCACGTCTGAATCGGTGTCGATGAGCGCGCGGACCTCCGCGGCCTCCTTGTACCGCTCGTGAGCCGGGTCGGTGATGCCCGAGAGCGGAATGTCCTTGGCCATGATCGGTGGCGGCAGCGCCTTGGTGATCCGGTCGGCGATCGCGAACCCGGGCTGGCCGTAGTTCACCCGGGCCGAGTCCTTCAGTGCGGCCTTGGTCTTGATGGTGCCGAACGTGATGACCTGGGCCACCCGGTCGCTGCCCCACTTGTTCGCCGCGTAGCGCAGCATCTCGCCGCGGCGGCGATCGTCGAAGTCGATGTCGATGTCGGGCATCGACGCGCGCTCGGGGTTGAGGAACCGCTCGAACAGCAGCCCGTAGGTGATCGGGTCGATGTTGGTGATGCCCATGGCGTACGCGACCAGCGAACCGGCGGCGGACCCACGGCCGGGGCCCACCCGGATGTCGACGGAGCGGGCGTAGTTGATGAGGTCGGCGACGATCAGGAAGTAGGACGGATATCCCTTGTCGCAGATGACCTTGATCTCGTACGCGGCCCGGTCGGTGTACTCGGTGGGCACACCGGCGGGAAACCGTCGCTGCAAACCCGCGGTGACCTCGTGGGCGAGCCACGACGCCTCGTCGTGGCCGTCGGGTACCGGGAACACCGGCATACGGTCCTTGGGTGCCCAAACGTCGGCGTAGGGCTGAACGCGTTCGGCGATCAGCAGCGTGGAGTCGCATGCGCCGGGCACCTCGTCGTCCCACAGTGCCCGCATGTCCGCGGCCGACTTGAGGTAGTAACCGTCACCGTCGAACTTGAAGCGCGCGGGGTCCGACAGCGTCTTGCCCGTCTGGACGCAGAGCAGCGCCTCGTGGTTCCGCGACGCCTCCTTGGTGACGTAGTGGCAGTCGTTGGTCGCCAACGGCGGAATGCCGAGCTTGCGACCCACCTCGAGCAGGCCGTCCCGCACCCGACGTTCGATCTCGATGCCGTGGTCCATGAGTTCGAGGAAGAAGTTCTCCGGCCCGAAGATCTCACGCCATTTCGCCGCGGCCTCGAGCGCTTCGCGCTGGTGGCCGAGACGGAGCCGGGTCTGCACTTCGCCGGACGGGCAGCCGGTGGTGGCGATGATGCCCGAGGAGTGCTCGGCGATCAGCTCGGCGTCCATCCGCGACCACTTGCCGAGCTGGCCCTCGAACGACGCCAGCGAGGACAACTTGAACAGGTTGCGCAGTCCGGTCGCGTTCTCCGCGACCATGGTCATGTGCGTGTAGGCGCCGCTGCCCGAGACGTCGTCACCCTTCTGGCTGGGATCGCCCCACTGCACGCGCTTGGTGTCGAATCGCGACGCCGGGGCGATGTACGCCTCCACGCCGATGATCGGCTTGACGTTCGCATCGATCGCAGCGTTGTAGAACTCGCTGGCCCCGAACATGTTGCCGTGGTCGGTCATCCCGAGCGCGGGCATCTCGAGCCGGTTGGCCTCGGCGAACATGTGCTTGACCTTCGCCGCACCGTCGAGCATGGAGTATTCGGTGTGGTTGTGCAGGTGCACGAAGGATCCGCTCATAGGGTCGTCAGTCTATGGCCGACCTCCGACGGCGTTCGGCGTGTCGCGGTACGTGTCTTCGGACACCGACCCGATCGAGGGACTGTCCAGCAATCCATGCGAGAAGAGGATCTGCAGTTGCTTGGTTATCGCGTTCATCGTCGCGCCGCGATCCGGGAACCCTGCGCACAGGCCGACCCCCCAGAGCACCGAGTGGAGCATGTCCGCGATCGGGGTGGCGCAGGTGTCCGACGGCAGTTCCCCGCGCCGCACCGCGTCGCCGACGAGCGTGATCAGGTAGCACCGCAACGCGTCGTCCCGGTCGTCGCGCAGCTCCGGGTTCCGGGTCGCCTCCAGCCGGGAGCTGATCAGGAAAGACACCTGCGAGCGGTCCCGACGATCGGTCTCGTACATCACCGAGACCAACGCTGACAGCGATTCCGCCAGCGTCTCACGGCTTCCCGCCCGCGCGATCCAATTGCCGACCAGTTCGCCCGCCTCTTCGACCAGGGCTGCGTAGATCTCGTCGCGCGTGGAGAAGTAGTAGTGCAGCGTGGGCCGACTGAGATCGGCCTCGAGCGCGATCGCCTGGAACGTGGCCGCGGGATAACCCCGCTGGTTGATCACCGACCGTGCGGCCTTCAGGATGCGGTTGCGCGTTTCCACCGAGTCGGAGCCAACCGGTCGACCCCGGCGCCGAGTGGCCTGCAGTGGTCTCTCATCGGTTTGCGACATCGTCCTGACCTCACCGACGAGGAGATTGGCTCTCCTCGTTCAGCAAACAGTATGGCATTGCTATCGACCGGTCAACCGCGTGGTTGCGGCAAACTAGCCGACGCGGCGCGAACTCGTGTCCGTCAGGCCGGGGGCGTTTCGGTGGCCCGGGGAGCTGCGGTCGAAGTGGCCGCGGTGGCCTTCGATGCCGACTTGCCGCGCAACGCGCCGAACGTCATGACGAGCAGCGCGACCCAGATCAGACCGAAGCCCACCCACCTCGCGGGCGGCATCGGCTCGTGGCCGATGACGACGCCCCACGCCATCTGCAGGGCCGGGTTGAGGTAGAACAGCAGACCCATCGTGACGAGCGGGAGTCGCTGCGCCGCTGCGGCGAACAGCAACAGTGGCACCGCTGTGACCGGGCCGGCCAGCACCAGCAGCCAGGCATGCCCGGTTCCATGGTTCAGGAAGTGGCCCTGGTCGGTCGACTGCAGGAAGATCAGATAACCGGCGGCGATGGGAAGGGCGATCAAGGTCTCGACGGCGACACTGACCCGCGGGTCGGCGTCGACGACCTTCTTGACCAATCCGTAGAGCGCGAACGTGAACGCCAGCACGACCGCGATGTAGGGCGGGGCACCGACGCCCACCGTCAGGACCACCACGGCGATGACCGCGAGGACCAGGGCCGCCAACTGCCAACGCCCGATCCGTTCCCGGAACACCACCACGCCCAGAGCCACGGTCACCAGCGGGTTGATGAAGTACCCGAGCGCGGCGTCGACGACGTGGCCGTGCGTCGCCGCGTAGATGTAGGTGCCCCAGTTCGCCGATACCAGCGCCGACGCGGCGGCGAGCAGCAGCCAGCTGCGACCACTGAGGCGGCGCAGGTCGCCGAGCCTGCGGGCCACCGCGAGGACGCCGACCATGCAGACGACGCTCCACACGATGCGATGCGCCAGCACCTCCATCGATCCCGCGGGCAGCAACAGCGGGAAGTAGCCCGGACACAGTCCCCACCAGACGAAGGCGCCCACGCCGAACAGCACGCCCGAACGGCGTTGCGCCGCTCCGGCGTCCGCGGTCGTCACGACTGGTGCCGGCGCAGCACGTCCAAGGCGTGGCTCAGGTCCGCCGGGTACGGGCTGGTGATCTCGATGCGACGGCCGTCGGCGGGATGGGCGAAGGCCAGCGAGCGTGCGTGCAGCCACTGCCGTTCCAGGCCGAGCCGCTTCGCGATCGTGGGATCGGCGCCGTACGTCAGGTCGCCACAACAGGGATGGTGCAGCGCCGCGAAGTGGACCCGGATCTGATGCGTCCGGCCGGTTTCCAGGTGGATGTCCAGCAGGCTCGCGGAGACGAACGCCTCGACCGTGTCGTAGTGCGTGACGCTGTCCCGACCGTTCTCGGTGACGGCGAACTTCCAGTCGTGACCCCGGTGCCTGCCGATGGGGGCGTCGATGGTGCCGCTCGACGGGTCGGGGTGCCCCTGCACCAGAGCGTGGTACCGCTTGTCGACCGTGCGTTGCTTGAACGCCCGCTTCATCAGCGTGTACGCCCGCTCCGAGATCGCGACGACCATCACCCCGGAGGTGCCGACGTCCAGGCGGTGCACGATCCCCTGGCGCTCGTGGACGCCCGACGTCGTGATCCGGTAACCGGCGGCAGCAAGCCCGCCGAGGACGGTGGGCCCGGTCCAGCCGACCGAGGCGTGCGCAGCCACGCCCGCGGGCTTGTCGACGGCCACGATGTCGTCGTCGGAGTAGAGGATCGTCATGCCCTCGACGTCGACGGTCGGGTTCTCGGGCGGCGCAGGCGGTTCGGGCAACGTGACCTCGAGCCACGCACCCGCGGTCAAGCGCTCGGACTTGCCGACCGGGACGCCGTCGACGGCTATCCCACCGTCCTCGGCCAACGTCGCGACGACGGTCCGGGACAGCCCGAGCAGTCGCGCCAGACCCGCGTCGACGCGCATCCCGGCCAGCCCCTCCGGGACCGGCATCGACCGGGTCATCGGGTGGTGTCGGATTCGTCCGATGCGGCACCGGCGGCCGGCTCGTCGACGACCGGTGCAGGTTCGGGAGTCGGTGCCACCTCATCGGCCGGACGCCGTCCGTCTGCGTCATCGGCCGGACGCCGTCCGTCGGTATCGAAGTCGAAGCCGAACAACGACAGCCCCACCAGCAGGATCGCTCCCCCGACCACTGCGGGATCGGCGACGTTGAACACCGGCCACCATCCGATCGACAGGAAGTCGACGACGTGTCCGCGCAGCGGTCCCGGCGACCGGAAGAACCTGTCCACCAGGTTGCCCAGCGCGCCGCCCAGGATCATGCCGAGCCCCAGCGCCCACCACGGCGACACCAGACGGCGGCCCATCCACACGATGCCGAACACGACGCCGGTCGCCACCAGGGTCAGCACCCAGGTGTAGCCGGTTGCCATCGAGAACGCCGCACCCGAGTTGCGCACCAGGGTCCAGGTGACGGTGTCGCCGATGATCGACACGGGTTGGCCGGGCGTGAGCAGCCTGACCGCCAGCACCTTGGTCACCACGTCGAGCGCGAGCACCACCAGAGCCACCGACAGCAGGAGGCGCAGGCGACGGCGGGGCGACGGCGGTACGGGGTCCCCGTCCGCGGTCACGGGCTCCACCGAACCCGACGTTTCATCAGTCACGCTCCCATCATCCCAAAGACGTCGTGGTGAACAATCGGCGCATGAGCGAAGCGTGCGAAGCGAGTCGACCGCCGAGGCGACAAGCGTGCGAAGCGTGCCACCGAATCCGCCTGGCATGACCCGCGTCGTCGTCGTCACCACCGGCGGCACCATCGCCACCAGTACCGATGCCGACGGGGTGGCGCGGCCGACCCACGGCGGCACGGATCTGCTGTCGACCGCGGGCACGGCGAACCGTCGGGTCGTCGACCTGCTGGCGCTGGATTCCTCGGAGATCGGTCCGCCCGAGTGGCAGCTGATCGGCGGTGCCGTGGCAGCGGCCATCGGCGACGGCGCGCACGGGGTCGTCGTCACGCACGGCACCGACACCATGGAGGAGACCGCGCTGTGGCTCGACCTCGTCCATCACGGGCCGGAGCCGGTGGTGCTCACCGGTGCCATGCGCAGCGCCGACTCCCCCGACGCCGACGGCCCCGGCAACCTGCGCGACGCCTTGGCGGTGGCCGGCGACCCACGCGCCGAGGGCACCGGCGTGACGGTGTGCATGGCGGGCACCGTCTGGCAGCCGCTGGGGTTGACCAAGACCGGATCGGGGTTCACCGGCGTCGCCATCGGTGCGGCGTCGCCGGACGGCGTCGTGCTCGACGGGGTCAAGCGGCGGCCGTCGTTCGCCGGCGGCCTCGCCGAGGCGCCCCCGCGCGTCGACGTGGTGGCGACCTACGCCGGCAGTGACGCCGTGGCGCTCGATGCCTGCGTGGCTGCCGGGGCACGTGGCGTCGTGCTGGAGGCGATGGGCTCGGGCAACGCCGGACCCGACGTCGTCGACGGCGTACGGCGTGCCACAGCCCGCGGCGTGACCGTGGTCGTCAGCACCCGCGTGCCGGGTGCCAGGGTGTCGGCGCGGTACGGCCCCGGCCTGGCGCTGGCCGAGGCGGGCGCGGTGCCAGTGCCGGTGCTGGGCACACCGCAGGCGCGCGTGCTGCTGATGGCCGCGCTGGCCGCCGGCGCCGACGTCGGCGACGTCTTCACCGAGTGGGCCTAGGACTGGTCGTCGTCGGTGAGCGCGCCGACGAAGTCCGGCCAGTCGAGGCTGTCGACGGGATTGGCGCGCCGCACCTCGGGAGTGTCGACGGGCATCGTGCGGGCGGGGCCGGGTCCCGTGCCCCGGGTCTCGAACCGCACGGTCATCACGCCGTGACCGGCCCCCTGCACCCAGCCGTGGCCGTAGGACTCGTGCGTCACGTCGTCCCCGATCCGCCACCCCGCCGCGGGCGACCCAGACGCCGCGGCGGACGCCGCCGCCGCCTCGTGGGTCGCGGGCACGCCGTCGGCGGTCTCGAGGGTCTGCTCGAGATCGGGGAACAGTGACTCCTGCTGCACGTCCGAGAGCCCGGAGAAGCCGACGCCGAGCAGTCTGATGGGCCCCACTTCGATCGGGTCGAGCAGGAGCCGCCTGGCCGTGGCGGTCAGCGTGGCCGCGTCGTCGGTGGCGTACGGCAGCGTCGCGGACCGGGTGAGCGTGCTCATGTCGGACTTCTTCATCTTGACGGTGACCGTGCGCGCGCCGCGGCCGTCGCGGAGCAGGCGACTGTGGGCGTGCTCGCCGATGGGGCCGACGGCCTCGCGCAGCTGGCC from Mycolicibacterium arabiense includes the following:
- the treZ gene encoding malto-oligosyltrehalose trehalohydrolase, producing MTDHEFAVWAPRPELVRLDVDGTVHDMTRSNDGWWRATVDVPSDARYGFLLDDDPKVLPDPRSPRQPDGVHERSALWDPATAQWNDGGWAGRSIEGAVIYELHTGTFTPEGTFEAAIAKLDHLVDLGVDFVELMPVNAFGGTHGWGYDGVLWYAVHEQYGGPDGLVRLIDACHQRGLGVLIDAVFNHLGPSGNYLPKFGPYLSSGSNPWGESVNIADEDSDEVRRYIIDCALRWMRDFHADGLRLDAVHALVDVTAVHILEEMSTETDALAEEVGRPLSLIAESDKNDPRLITPRDQGGYGLTAQWDDDIHHAIHTAVSGERQGYYGDFGSVETLAQTLKNGYFHAGTYSTFRRRRHGRPLDTKAIPATRLLAYTTTHDQVGNRAVGDRPSQNLTTGQLAVKAALVLGSPYTAMLFMGEEWGSSSPFQFFSSHPEPELARATAEGRKAEFAEHGWDADEVPDPQDPETFQRSKLKWDEVGEGDHDRLLDVYRGLIALRGDEPDMADPWLDDLGVDYDEDAGWIVLRRGALAIACNLSVDPVSVPVSGEVLLAWDEPRAGDTLELPGHSFAVVRTSAN
- the ilvA gene encoding threonine ammonia-lyase IlvA, translated to MTAELSQGTKRSPLESPLSAADIDAAAQRISGVVAKTPLQFSDRLSTLTGAQVYLKREDLQAVRSYKLRGAYNLMMQLSPAELAAGVVCSSAGNHAQGFALACRSMGVHGRVYVPAKTPKQKRDRIRYHGGDFIEVIVGGKTYDIAAAAAVEDVARTGATLVPPYDDLRTMAGQGTIAVEILEQLGGEPDLVIVPVGGGGCISGMTTYFAERTTDTSVLGVEPAGAAAMVAALATGEPVTLENVDQFVDGAAVARAGALPFAALTAAGDMLSITTVDEGAVCTAMLDLYQNEGIIAEPAGALSAAALVEADITPGSTVVCLVSGGNNDVSRYGEVLERSLVHLGLKHYFLVDFPQEPGALRRFLDEVLGPNDDITLFEYVKRNNRDTGEALVGIEMGSAADLEGLVARMHESDCHVELLEPGSPTYRYLA
- a CDS encoding SRPBCC family protein, with protein sequence MNQPEPSRHVSVWIDAAPEAVYAFASDPRQLHRWAAGLADPTLTTATVEFAPVNAFGVLDHVVTLPTGESTYNPMRVLAAGTGEARCEVVFTLRRRPGTPDAEFEADAAAVAADLATLRDLLQD
- the dnaE gene encoding DNA polymerase III subunit alpha, whose translation is MSGSFVHLHNHTEYSMLDGAAKVKHMFAEANRLEMPALGMTDHGNMFGASEFYNAAIDANVKPIIGVEAYIAPASRFDTKRVQWGDPSQKGDDVSGSGAYTHMTMVAENATGLRNLFKLSSLASFEGQLGKWSRMDAELIAEHSSGIIATTGCPSGEVQTRLRLGHQREALEAAAKWREIFGPENFFLELMDHGIEIERRVRDGLLEVGRKLGIPPLATNDCHYVTKEASRNHEALLCVQTGKTLSDPARFKFDGDGYYLKSAADMRALWDDEVPGACDSTLLIAERVQPYADVWAPKDRMPVFPVPDGHDEASWLAHEVTAGLQRRFPAGVPTEYTDRAAYEIKVICDKGYPSYFLIVADLINYARSVDIRVGPGRGSAAGSLVAYAMGITNIDPITYGLLFERFLNPERASMPDIDIDFDDRRRGEMLRYAANKWGSDRVAQVITFGTIKTKAALKDSARVNYGQPGFAIADRITKALPPPIMAKDIPLSGITDPAHERYKEAAEVRALIDTDSDVRTIYETARGLEGLVRNAGVHACAVIMSSEPLVDAIPLWKRPQDGAIITGWDYPSCEAIGLLKMDFLGLRNLTIIGDCIENIQANRGIELDLDAIPLDDPATYELLGRGDTLGVFQLDGGPMRDLLRRMQPTVFEDVVAVIALYRPGPMGMNAHNDYADRKNNRQAIKPIHPELEEPLREILSETYGLIVYQEQIMRIAQKVAGFSLARADILRKAMGKKKREVLEKEFEGFSEGMKSNGFSAAAVKALWDTVLPFADYAFNKSHAAGYGLVSYWTAYLKANFPAEYMAGLLTSVGDDKDKAAVYLADCRRLGITVLPPDVNESVLNFASVGADIRFGLGAVRNVGANVVSSLINTRTEKGKYTDFSDYLNKIHITACNKKVTESLVKAGAFDSLGHSRKGLFLIHTDAVDSVLGTKKAEAMGQFDLFGGADTATDAVFTIKVPEDEWEDKHKLALEREMLGLYVSGHPLNGVAHLLAAQVDTQIPAILDGDVAADTQVRVGGILASVNRRVNKNGLPWASAQLEDLTGGIEVMFFPQTYATFGGDIADDAVVIIGAKVNARDDRLSLIVNDLVVPDFSSAQADRPLAVSLPTRQCTVEKVTALKQVLANHPGTSQVHLRLISGDRITTLELDQTLRVTPSSALMGDLKALLGPGCLGG